CTTCGATTGTGAAAGCGTCTCCTCTAAAGAGGCAGAGCAGGAGGTGCGATCAGTCCGGTTCCCTGACAGGAAGTCGATATGTAGCATAACGTGACCCAGAGACGGACAGAAGACACAGCCTTCGCCCTCTGCACCGAGCTACAggtgacagacacacacgctcacgtGCGTGGAACGTGCTCGCTCTGGTGACACCACAGCAGGTCGTCTGCGTCCTCCTGACATTTCCAGTGTGAGATGAGGACGGATGTGGCTGCCCCCCAGCTCCGTCTCCATTATTATTCATTGTGAGGGGAATAAGGTCAATGTGCAGATTTGACTGCCCTCAAATTCAGAGTAATTTGTGATCTTTGCAGCGTGTGAGGCTGCTGTGCACACGCGTGTTCTCCGTGTCTGATCTGCATCTCCTCTGACAGTATCCACAGCTGTTCACAGGAATCGTGTCCCCCTGGAAGGCTCTGCTGCTCTATGGCCCCCCAGGTGAGACTCTGTCCTTCAGAGAAGCTCAGCAGCTTGTTGTGAACGTCGGTGATCTTCAGAGTTCAACGGCAGCTTCCCGGccggtgctgcagctctgctggttGCACCGACCTCAGCCGCTcgtgtctgcagcagctttattgCAACCTTCAGCGTGTCCTTCTGTCTCCCCGGCGCCACCGTCCAACAGGAACAGGGAAGACGCTGCTGGCCAAGGCCGTGGCTGCAGAGTGCAGAACCACCTTCTTCAACATCTCAGCCTCCAGCATCACCAGCAAGTGGAGAGGAGACTCTGAGAAACTGGTCCGGGTGGGTGTCgccccctcaccctcaccctcacctggGCCCGGGCCTTCACGCGGAGCCTCAACCCGACccgttgtgtgtgtgcaggttctGTTTGAGCTGGCCCGGTACCACGCTCCGTCCACCATcttcctggatgagctggagtcTCTGATGGGCCACAGAGGGAGCGGTGGGGGGTGAGCTCATGTCTGAAGCGTGACCTTTGCCCCAGGGGCAGATGTGTTGCTGAAACTGTTGAGGGCTGTTGCTATGACGACCGTTTGAGGGGACAACAAACCTTCTGATGTTTCAGAGAACATGAGGGGAGTCGCAGGATGAAGgcggagctgctggttcagatGGACGGACTGAAGAGTTCAGAGCAGCTGGTGTTTGTGCTGGCTGCCTCCAACCTGCCctggtaacacacacatgcacgcacacgcacacacacacgcacctggGGCAATTACTGACATGAATGAACAtcaaatgataaataaatacatctaAATAGATCCCACACTTGTCACTGAGACCAGGTGGTGACATAAATCTGATGTTCCGCCTGTGAGCTGCTGTCAGCTGGATAGATCAGCGGTTCAGACGAGTGACGTTGGTTTGGGAGAGCAGGGTTCAAATCCCGGTCTGGTCCTTCCAGCCTTGACACAATGCTacggcaagggggagccaggacgcctGGTTTTCACCCCCCCATGACTATTactgacggacggacagacggcgACTGACTGAGGAAGCTTCTCCTGAGCTGAGCAACGTGTCAGAGATGCTGGAGAAGAGACCTGAGACCATTGTTGTTGGCAGGTGTCTTTAATTACAGCTGATAGATTCTTTTATACATCAAACACActtgatcgatcgatcgatcattcattcattcattcattcatgtaaCGACCATGATGATCAGGGAGCTGGACCAGGCCGTGCTGAGGAGGCTGGAGAAGAGGATCCTGGTGGGGCTCCCGTCCTGGAGCGCTCGCTGCACCATGATCTCTCACTGGCTGCCTCCACGGAGCTCCACAGGGGGGCTGGAGCTCCAAACCCAGCTGGACTATGAGGCCCTGGCAGAGGTCCAGCTTCACTCATTCATCACTTTATTAGACTTTTAACTCATctcaacaatgttttttttaaagactttatttaATGACTATTAAATGTTGTTGTCAAGGAGACGGAGGGCTACTCTGGCTCTGACATCAGGCTGGTCTGTAAGGAGGCCGCCATGAGGTCCGTCCGCAAGATCTTTGACGCCCTGGAGTCACATGACGAAGGTCTGCCCGCGTCCTCGCCgtcctgtcccctctgtccatccGTCGCTCACGTTCTGTCCCCCCCAGGAGGCGTCGACGTGGCAACCGTCCAGCTGGAGTCCGTGACAACTGCCGACTTCCTGGAAGTGATGTCGCGCAGCAAACCTTCGTGCAGAAACCTGAAGGACAAATATGCGTGGTGGGAGAGTCGGTACCAGTCGGCAGCGTCGTCGTAACGCTCGCAGCTCTGCAGCCGTCTTCAGTAACGGGCTTCGCTCATTATTAAACCTCGTTAAACTCATCAACTTACCTGGCTCACTCTACCAACAGCAGGTTCTTCAGGATGTGTTCAACAGCTTCAGGGAAGCTGGGGCAGGTCaggtggggcgggggggcgatTTTAGCCTCGTCTCCTTTCCTGTATTTACCTGAGAGCTCAAAGCAAACACGTGAAAGCTGCAGCGTTCCAgtcaaacaggaaggagaagacggACAACTTTGGCTCCTTTTaaactgacaggaaatgacatcagctGCAGAGATGCTAACGTTCAGCTAACACATTCACACCACAAACAGCCGGCGATGGAGACGCGACGTCCGCCGCCTTCTTACCAGTTCTGACCAGAATTCCCAGCATTCCTGCATCCTGAGCCCCGCCCACATCGTCTCGGACATCCTGCAGCAACAAAGCAGACGGGAGAAGAGTGACCCCGAGGTGGTGGCGAGTAAAGCCGGAGGCTCCGGGTTCACGTGTCCTTACGTCTCCGATCATGACGGCTTCCCACGGGCTGCAGCCCAGGTCAGACAGAGCCTGCGTGAAGACGCCAGAAGCTTCGTGACTCGCGGAACTTTTCATCTTCACGGGTGGAAACTGGGCCTGACCTGTGTGAAGAAGGTCTTCTCTGGCTTCCCCACCACTGTGGCTCTGCAGTCGGCAGCGTACTCCAGGCCCGTCACAAAGGGCCCGGGACCCAGGGCCAACCCGTCCTTACGTCTGTAGTAGCGGCCCTTGTGGATGGCGATGAGAGGAGCGCCGTCCAGGATCAGTCTGGGATCAAACACAATTCAGGCTCGGAGCAGACGTCACCGGGCCCCACGAGCAGAACTGAGCCGAGTCAATGATCCGAGCAGGATCACTCCAGATCTAAATGAGGAACAAACAGTGGATCACCTGAAGGCCTCGTTGAGCGTCTGATAGTTGAAGTGATCCGGAGCGAGCCCCACCACCACGGCGTTTGGTTCTGACGTGTCCACGCCTTCACAGAGAAAAGCCGGCTGGTGAACAACACCTTCACGCTACGGATGGTTCAGTGGTTCCTGGAACCCACCGCTGAAGTCCTCCAGCgcgctctcctccagcagcagcagcggccgctgctgttgctgctccagcaAACTCCTGGCAGCACTCAGTGAGCTGAAGATCTCTCGTTCCTGCGGCGTCACGTCAGATATCAGCCGAGGACTCGAGAGGGGAGCGCCGCGTGGCCACGTCCCGTCACGTGCACGTGAGCTGGTCGGTGGAACGTTTCAGTGTTGGAAGTTCTACCTGCACGTCGAAGTCCAGGCGCCGCAGACGCTCCACTAAGTCTCTCTTGCACTCTTTTGTCGTGTTGGTCACGAACTTGACGGCGACAGACGCCTGCCGTAACCTGGACCCAGGAGAAGAGGGAAGGATGTTAGAATGAGGTGAGCAACGCCGCCgtggcagcaggaagctgaagcGTTGCCACCTGCGGAGAGCCTCCTGCGCTCCAGGCACAGCCGTGTCTTCCACGTGAAGAGTTCCGCTCAGGTCGATGAGAACGGCCTTCAGAGCCCGTCTGCTCGCCATGATGGAGACCAGCTGACAGCAGGAGGTCTGCAGGAGCTGAGATGGGAAATGTTTGGTCAAAACCTAAAGTGCCTCAATAATAACGGTGGTTTCCCACAGGCTGATCTTTACGCTCAGATGGAAGCCGGCGCCCTCACGCTCTGGAAATGGAGCTTTACTCCGTCTGAACAGGCGTCTTCTGCCATCAGAGAGATCGACCATTCATAAATCACATCGGTAGAGTCAGGATCTCTCAGATTACTGCTCAAACCTGTATCAGAGCAAACTGAGCGGATTATTGAACAGTTCAGCCTCCAAAGGTCTGACTTGCTGCCTAGAATCCAGATTTGAGGATTGTTTGATTGCATTTGGACCGAGGTGATCCTCTATTATTTAGACATGTTTGGATTTGGTTCTGTTGTGTAGTTATCAATGTGAGCGTACAATTAATGCTTTTAATGCTCAACCAAAGTATCAAAGCGGCTTAAACACTCAGAGCCTCAGCTTAGCGAGCTCTGCAGGCGTTTGAGAGCAAATCAAGGCTGCAACACACTTGTTTCAAATATCAAATATAGCAGGTAAAACGATAGAGTTGAAACTCTTACTCGGCGGATGCTTATTGTCCCATTATATTGACCTTAAATATGTAGAATAATTCCGCACACAGAGGCTAACCGCTAATATCGTTTAGCATCTCTCTCCAGCTGCCGCTCGGTCCAACTGTTGTCCCGTTCGACTGGACTCGTCAGTAAACTTAAGAACTTTATTTCAACACTGACTTGTCTCAAAGTCGTAAGATGTTTCATGTATCTTGTGCTTTATAGACATCTTCTGTCCTCACCTGATCAAAACCCGAGCGGCGCTGACattcacttcctggttcggATTCTTCTTCgccgtttttaaaaagccagtaaatcgtttgtttttgcagtcgctctctgctgccacctacagCCCAAATAAATAACTGGCCACAgatttacttgttttttttttaaacctttttgaaaaacatgtttgaacATCACTCTCCCCTTTTTAATAACACTCTACTTTCTTCACGATTATTTGATTTCTCCGTCATGTTGTAATCAGATAAGAGGGTTACCCTCAACCACTTAATCACTCATTATAATAAAACATATGTGCTGCATCCTGAGCAGATGGATGGCATTAGTGGGTTTTCAGATAGATTTAATATGGAAAGTATTACCAGAACCATAATAACCTTCTGTTTGCACGATGCCAGACAAAACATAGACCAAATCCCCTTTTTTACAagtttttcctctcctgttttcagctggttttgttttttaatgattatttaGCCCACGAGAGTTAATCTGACACTCGAGTCCAGACAACATCTTCATGTGAAATCTTTTGAATCTCTTTCAGACAAATGGTTTTGATAAACTGGTGGATTTCTACTGTAAGGGGGCTCttgtaaaatatataaaattaaaattcaTTGTCCATTGTCCTTGTTGAggattttaaattttaaaccgGAGCATTTATCAAATACTTGGTTCAACACAAAAACAATACAGCATTTCTGCAGATTTACTgagctttaaaacaaaacaaccagtAAATGTATAGAAAATGAAGGCTTGTTAATATATTCTGGTCACTTTGACATGCAGAAACACGCCGATGGTCACGTTCCGTTGGACCTGTGATAGATAAATTCAGACTAATCAGAGATCACAGTGGCTTAAACAAATAAATCTCCCTGATAAACATATGCTTCTAATTCCAGCTGATGCCCCTTTCCTCCCATCTCTGGATAGAAACAACAGTAAcgttaataaaaatgtttgtgtgGATTAATATGCTGGATAATTCACAACATATGGGGATTATCTTCATAAACTGAGCAGCACCGCAGCGT
The sequence above is drawn from the Takifugu rubripes chromosome 6, fTakRub1.2, whole genome shotgun sequence genome and encodes:
- the katnal2 gene encoding katanin p60 ATPase-containing subunit A-like 2 isoform X1; translation: MEFSYQSMKVAHQVREADEMKAEMRKKSLLVLIYEHLLGQGYVATAAALDRETRGEVRKFEVCDNVDLEMMLLEFESYHYIKFHKFPKVVRKVTAGDSRTAGVPQKRGPKSADRRLPTISCHQRRQSGTRTRTRTTDSPTPEESSSAHPDSSDFGLNISSITGAAADQLPTGNFHLLQGPRTEGKGRTFGGRAGSSDHTERLLKPLSGFCGTSSEMSELAAVISRDIYMDDLSVQWDNIIGLEEAKKLVKEAVVYPIKYPQLFTGIVSPWKALLLYGPPGTGKTLLAKAVAAECRTTFFNISASSITSKWRGDSEKLVRVLFELARYHAPSTIFLDELESLMGHRGSGGGEHEGSRRMKAELLVQMDGLKSSEQLVFVLAASNLPWELDQAVLRRLEKRILVGLPSWSARCTMISHWLPPRSSTGGLELQTQLDYEALAEETEGYSGSDIRLVCKEAAMRSVRKIFDALESHDEGLPASSPSCPLCPSVAHVLSPPGGVDVATVQLESVTTADFLEVMSRSKPSCRNLKDKYAWWESRYQSAASS
- the LOC101074928 gene encoding haloacid dehalogenase-like hydrolase domain-containing protein 2 isoform X3; its protein translation is MASRRALKAVLIDLSGTLHVEDTAVPGAQEALRRLRQASVAVKFVTNTTKECKRDLVERLRRLDFDVQEREIFSSLSAARSLLEQQQQRPLLLLEESALEDFSGVDTSEPNAVVVGLAPDHFNYQTLNEAFRLILDGAPLIAIHKGRYYRRKDGLALGPGPFVTGLEYAADCRATVVGKPEKTFFTQALSDLGCSPWEAVMIGDDVRDDVGGAQDAGMLGILVRTGKYRKGDEAKIAPPPHLTCPSFPEAVEHILKNLLLVE
- the katnal2 gene encoding katanin p60 ATPase-containing subunit A-like 2 isoform X3, giving the protein MEFSYQSMKVAHQVREADEMKAEMRKKSLLVLIYEHLLGQGYVATAAALDRETRGEVRKFEVCDNVDLEMMLLEFESYHYIKFHKFPKVVRKVTAGDSRTAGVPQKRGPKSADRRLPTISCHQRRQSGTRTRTRTTDSPTPEESSSAHPDSSDFGLNISSITGAAADQLPTGNFHLLQGPRTEGKGRTFGGRAGSSDHTERLLKPLSGFCGTSSEMSELAAVISRDIYMDDLSVQWDNIIGLEEAKKLVKEAVVYPIKYPQLFTGIVSPWKALLLYGPPGTGKTLLAKAVAAECRTTFFNISASSITSKWRGDSEKLVRVLFELARYHAPSTIFLDELESLMGHRGSGGGEHEGSRRMKAELLVQMDGLKSSEQLVFVLAASNLPWELDQAVLRRLEKRILVGLPSWSARCTMISHWLPPRSSTGGLELQTQLDYEALAEETEGYSGSDIRLVCKEAAMRSVRKIFDALESHDEGGVDVATVQLESVTTADFLEVMSRSKPSCRNLKDKYAWWESRYQSAASS
- the LOC101074928 gene encoding haloacid dehalogenase-like hydrolase domain-containing protein 2 isoform X2 codes for the protein MAEDACSDGVKLHFQSLLQTSCCQLVSIMASRRALKAVLIDLSGTLHVEDTAVPGAQEALRRLRQASVAVKFVTNTTKECKRDLVERLRRLDFDVQEREIFSSLSAARSLLEQQQQRPLLLLEESALEDFSGVDTSEPNAVVVGLAPDHFNYQTLNEAFRLILDGAPLIAIHKGRYYRRKDGLALGPGPFVTGLEYAADCRATVVGKPEKTFFTQALSDLGCSPWEAVMIGDDVRDDVGGAQDAGMLGILVRTGKYRKGDEAKIAPPPHLTCPSFPEAVEHILKNLLLVE
- the katnal2 gene encoding katanin p60 ATPase-containing subunit A-like 2 isoform X2; translated protein: MKAEMRKKSLLVLIYEHLLGQGYVATAAALDRETRGEVRKFEVCDNVDLEMMLLEFESYHYIKFHKFPKVVRKVTAGDSRTAGVPQKRGPKSADRRLPTISCHQRRQSGTRTRTRTTDSPTPEESSSAHPDSSDFGLNISSITGAAADQLPTGNFHLLQGPRTEGKGRTFGGRAGSSDHTERLLKPLSGFCGTSSEMSELAAVISRDIYMDDLSVQWDNIIGLEEAKKLVKEAVVYPIKYPQLFTGIVSPWKALLLYGPPGTGKTLLAKAVAAECRTTFFNISASSITSKWRGDSEKLVRVLFELARYHAPSTIFLDELESLMGHRGSGGGEHEGSRRMKAELLVQMDGLKSSEQLVFVLAASNLPWELDQAVLRRLEKRILVGLPSWSARCTMISHWLPPRSSTGGLELQTQLDYEALAEETEGYSGSDIRLVCKEAAMRSVRKIFDALESHDEGLPASSPSCPLCPSVAHVLSPPGGVDVATVQLESVTTADFLEVMSRSKPSCRNLKDKYAWWESRYQSAASS
- the LOC101074928 gene encoding haloacid dehalogenase-like hydrolase domain-containing protein 2 isoform X1 codes for the protein MVDLSDGRRRLFRRSKAPFPEREGAGFHLSLLQTSCCQLVSIMASRRALKAVLIDLSGTLHVEDTAVPGAQEALRRLRQASVAVKFVTNTTKECKRDLVERLRRLDFDVQEREIFSSLSAARSLLEQQQQRPLLLLEESALEDFSGVDTSEPNAVVVGLAPDHFNYQTLNEAFRLILDGAPLIAIHKGRYYRRKDGLALGPGPFVTGLEYAADCRATVVGKPEKTFFTQALSDLGCSPWEAVMIGDDVRDDVGGAQDAGMLGILVRTGKYRKGDEAKIAPPPHLTCPSFPEAVEHILKNLLLVE